The following proteins come from a genomic window of Campylobacter coli 76339:
- a CDS encoding C4-type zinc finger protein, DksA/TraR family: MKKNGMQFFKTLLENRKKTILENLQSNSKEIEELHNSVPSDSVDFSVIETGSQIDFAISANLKQELEEIEESLNKIKDDTYGICECCDEEIAIERLKIKPHAKYCIVCRENLEKGEL, from the coding sequence ATGAAAAAAAATGGGATGCAATTTTTTAAAACCCTATTAGAAAATAGAAAAAAAACTATATTAGAAAATTTGCAAAGCAATTCTAAAGAAATTGAAGAATTACACAACAGTGTTCCAAGCGATAGTGTAGATTTTTCTGTTATTGAAACAGGATCACAAATTGATTTTGCTATCAGTGCGAATTTAAAACAAGAATTAGAAGAAATAGAAGAATCTTTAAATAAAATCAAAGACGATACCTACGGAATATGCGAATGCTGTGATGAAGAAATCGCTATAGAAAGACTTAAAATCAAACCTCATGCAAAATATTGCATCGTATGCCGCGAAAATTTAGAAAAAGGAGAGTTATGA
- a CDS encoding FKBP-type peptidyl-prolyl cis-trans isomerase SlyD, which translates to MAIEKNSVVSMFYELKDANTNEVLESNLYAQPISFILGKGQILEALEEEVMKLDCPSNADVVIKKDKGLGEYDENAVQVLPKEQFAGIDLKIGMELFGEGENGETVRVTVKEIGENDVTIDYNHPYAGRDLLFSLNIVDARAASEDELLTGIIAGSHSCGCGSGHGHGHDHHGHGGGGCCGGGGGGCGCH; encoded by the coding sequence ATGGCTATAGAAAAAAATAGCGTAGTTTCAATGTTTTATGAACTAAAAGATGCAAATACAAATGAAGTTTTAGAATCAAATTTATATGCTCAACCGATTTCTTTTATTTTAGGAAAAGGTCAAATTTTAGAAGCTTTAGAAGAAGAAGTGATGAAGCTTGATTGCCCTAGCAATGCTGATGTTGTAATCAAAAAAGATAAAGGCTTGGGCGAATATGATGAAAATGCAGTGCAAGTTTTACCAAAAGAACAATTTGCAGGTATTGATTTAAAAATAGGTATGGAACTTTTTGGCGAGGGTGAAAATGGTGAAACCGTTCGCGTTACTGTTAAAGAAATTGGTGAGAATGATGTGACTATTGATTATAATCATCCTTATGCAGGTCGTGATTTGCTTTTTTCTTTAAATATTGTAGATGCTAGAGCAGCAAGCGAAGATGAGCTTCTTACAGGTATTATCGCAGGAAGCCATAGTTGTGGTTGCGGAAGTGGACATGGACACGGACACGATCATCACGGACATGGCGGTGGCGGATGCTGCGGTGGCGGTGGCGGCGGATGTGGTTGCCACTAA
- a CDS encoding Malonyl CoA-acyl carrier protein transacylase, whose translation MNAVFIFPGQGSQSLGMGKDFYENSKTAKELLENASDFCKIDFKNLLFNENEDLNKSEFTQPAILLNSLMAYSALSELKPDIKAKFSLGHSLGEFSALAINGAFSFLEATMLVHKRGLFMQEDCAKVEAGMMVILGLDDKKVEELCQKARDEDKKIFAANYNCDGQIVVAGLKPDLASYESVFKEAGAKRAMLLNMSVASHCPLLENASNKLCIELEKILEPNFKAVISNATAKAYTSKQEALELLKTQLVAPVLYKQSIKACENEADYFIEFGASVLKGLNKKITSKETYALTNMNDIEEFLKVI comes from the coding sequence ATGAACGCTGTATTTATTTTTCCAGGTCAAGGCTCTCAAAGTCTTGGCATGGGTAAAGATTTTTATGAAAACTCCAAAACCGCAAAAGAACTTCTAGAAAACGCCAGTGATTTTTGTAAAATTGATTTTAAAAATTTATTATTTAATGAAAACGAAGATTTAAACAAAAGCGAATTTACGCAACCTGCTATACTCTTAAATTCTTTAATGGCTTATAGTGCTTTGAGCGAATTAAAACCTGATATTAAGGCTAAATTTTCTTTAGGTCATTCTTTGGGTGAATTTTCAGCTTTGGCGATTAATGGTGCTTTTAGCTTTTTAGAAGCAACTATGCTTGTGCATAAAAGAGGACTTTTCATGCAAGAAGATTGTGCAAAAGTTGAAGCAGGTATGATGGTAATTTTAGGCCTTGATGATAAGAAAGTGGAAGAACTTTGTCAAAAAGCTAGAGATGAAGATAAAAAGATTTTTGCAGCTAATTATAACTGCGATGGGCAAATCGTTGTTGCAGGTTTAAAACCTGATTTAGCAAGTTATGAAAGTGTATTTAAGGAAGCAGGTGCTAAAAGAGCTATGCTTTTAAATATGAGTGTAGCAAGCCATTGTCCGCTTTTAGAAAACGCGTCTAATAAGCTTTGCATAGAGCTTGAAAAAATACTAGAGCCTAATTTTAAAGCCGTGATTTCTAATGCTACAGCTAAGGCTTATACGAGCAAACAAGAAGCTCTTGAGCTTTTAAAAACCCAACTTGTAGCTCCAGTGCTTTATAAACAAAGCATTAAAGCTTGTGAAAATGAAGCAGATTATTTTATAGAATTTGGCGCTAGTGTGCTTAAAGGCTTAAATAAAAAAATCACTTCAAAAGAAACTTATGCTTTAACAAATATGAATGATATAGAAGAATTTTTAAAGGTTATATGA
- a CDS encoding Menaquinone via 6-amino-6-deoxyfutalosine step 2 has translation MKIAILGAMSEEITPLLETLKDYTKIEHANNTYYFANYKNHELILAYSKIGKVNSTLSASVMIEKFGAQVLLFTGVAGAFNPELEIGDLLYATKLAQYDLDITAFGHPLGFVPGNEIFIKTDDKLNNLALEVAKELNIKLRAGIIATGDEFICDEAKKAKIREIFNADACEMEGASVALVCDALKVPCFILRAMSDKAGEKAEFDFDEFVINSAKISANFVLKMCEKL, from the coding sequence ATGAAAATAGCAATTTTAGGAGCCATGAGTGAAGAAATCACTCCTTTGCTTGAAACGCTTAAAGATTATACAAAAATAGAACACGCTAATAATACTTATTATTTTGCAAACTATAAAAATCACGAGCTTATTCTTGCTTATTCTAAGATAGGCAAGGTAAATTCTACTCTAAGCGCTAGCGTAATGATAGAAAAATTTGGCGCGCAAGTTTTGCTTTTTACAGGTGTTGCAGGAGCGTTTAATCCTGAGCTTGAGATTGGTGACTTGCTTTATGCGACTAAATTAGCACAATACGATCTTGATATTACTGCTTTTGGGCATCCATTGGGTTTTGTTCCAGGAAATGAAATTTTTATAAAAACAGATGATAAGTTAAACAATCTTGCCTTAGAAGTCGCAAAAGAATTAAATATCAAACTTCGTGCAGGTATTATTGCAACGGGTGATGAATTTATCTGCGATGAGGCAAAGAAAGCAAAAATCAGAGAGATTTTTAATGCCGATGCTTGCGAAATGGAAGGAGCAAGTGTGGCTTTAGTGTGTGATGCTTTAAAAGTGCCTTGTTTTATCTTAAGAGCGATGAGTGATAAAGCTGGTGAAAAGGCAGAATTTGATTTTGATGAATTTGTGATCAATTCAGCTAAAATTTCGGCTAATTTTGTGCTTAAAATGTGTGAGAAATTATGA
- a CDS encoding tRNA(Cytosine32)-2-thiocytidine synthetase, with product MINLSKKLIRQVAQANAKFGLIKDGDRVLLGLSGGKDSLALAHLLKRMQAHAPFKFELEAATLSYGMGEDYSGLHAHCEEYGIKHSVIDSNIYEVSGDTIRKNSSFCSYFSRMRRGALYTYALEKGFNKLAIAHHLDDAAESFFMNFIHNGALRTLAPIYQSKRGITVIRPLIFVRERQLRDNATQNELQVIGNEFCPGMKLSEKNVKFPHAREEAKQLLANLEKEHPKLFTSLKTAFSNLHTESFWLEKA from the coding sequence ATGATAAATCTTAGCAAAAAATTAATACGCCAAGTTGCACAAGCTAATGCTAAATTCGGACTCATTAAAGATGGGGATAGGGTTCTTTTAGGACTTAGCGGAGGAAAAGATTCTTTAGCTTTAGCACATCTTTTAAAAAGAATGCAAGCTCACGCACCTTTTAAATTCGAGCTTGAAGCAGCAACTTTAAGCTATGGTATGGGTGAGGATTACTCAGGACTTCATGCGCATTGCGAGGAGTATGGGATTAAACACAGTGTGATTGATTCAAATATCTATGAAGTTTCAGGCGATACGATAAGAAAAAATTCAAGCTTTTGTAGTTATTTCTCAAGAATGCGTCGAGGTGCTTTGTATACTTATGCTCTTGAGAAAGGTTTTAACAAATTAGCTATCGCGCACCATTTAGATGATGCAGCTGAGAGCTTTTTTATGAATTTTATCCATAATGGAGCTTTAAGAACCTTGGCACCTATTTATCAAAGTAAACGAGGTATTACGGTTATACGCCCTTTGATTTTTGTGCGTGAAAGACAACTTAGAGATAATGCTACGCAAAATGAACTTCAGGTTATAGGAAATGAATTTTGCCCTGGTATGAAACTAAGTGAGAAAAATGTAAAATTTCCACATGCAAGAGAAGAAGCAAAGCAACTTCTAGCTAATTTAGAAAAAGAACATCCTAAGCTTTTTACGAGTTTAAAAACCGCTTTTTCGAATTTGCACACAGAAAGTTTTTGGCTAGAAAAGGCATAA
- a CDS encoding Putative fructose-1,6-bisphosphatase or related enzymes of inositol monophosphatase family, producing the protein MKQFLDACLKANLQIGKYLDNICESDLEFSPELGYDNNQSYKLDLKCEEIFIEHLNNLGQIFSEESGLIGENSPYKIILDPLDGSSNFVSKIPFYGTSAALFKDEKAQSAFICNLANYEILAFDGHKSLKSNLLNPCYSPFLPHPFSQVGVVEKITLCPNLINHLTQNKLKFRSLGATALSIAYASYFSFVLVLGKTRIFDTAGALMLCKDLHIENNENFLLISKDKQTFDIILEFFK; encoded by the coding sequence ATGAAACAATTCCTAGATGCTTGCTTAAAGGCAAATTTGCAAATTGGCAAGTATCTTGACAATATTTGTGAAAGCGATCTTGAGTTTTCTCCCGAGCTTGGTTATGATAATAATCAAAGCTACAAGCTTGATTTAAAATGTGAAGAAATTTTTATAGAACACCTCAACAACTTGGGTCAAATTTTTTCCGAAGAAAGTGGCTTGATCGGAGAAAACAGTCCTTACAAAATCATTCTTGATCCCTTAGACGGGAGTTCAAATTTTGTTTCTAAAATACCCTTTTATGGAACATCTGCAGCACTTTTTAAGGATGAAAAAGCCCAAAGTGCTTTTATTTGCAATCTAGCAAATTATGAAATTTTAGCTTTTGATGGTCATAAAAGTTTAAAATCAAATCTTTTAAATCCTTGCTATTCTCCTTTTTTGCCTCATCCATTTTCTCAAGTTGGAGTTGTAGAAAAAATAACACTTTGCCCAAATCTTATCAATCACCTCACGCAAAACAAACTTAAATTTCGCTCTTTAGGCGCTACAGCTTTAAGCATTGCATACGCTTCTTATTTTAGCTTTGTTTTGGTTTTAGGAAAAACTCGAATCTTTGATACTGCAGGAGCTTTGATGTTGTGTAAAGATTTACATATAGAAAACAATGAAAATTTCCTTCTCATAAGTAAAGATAAGCAAACTTTTGATATAATCTTGGAATTTTTTAAATAA
- a CDS encoding Nicotinamidase: MKKAFVLVDYQNDFIDGSLGFEKALKIKENILNTLNQIDFNTTHLLLTYDTHDEDYLRSKEGLNLPIEHCIKDSLGWQMPKEFTPFLQKAHKVFHKNTFGSLEFANFIAKSEYEEIHFAGLVSHICVFCNIILAFSAKPNSRLILHQNLSASFDENLEKSAFDLLRAYGIEIL; encoded by the coding sequence ATGAAAAAAGCTTTTGTTTTGGTAGATTATCAAAATGATTTTATCGATGGAAGTTTGGGCTTTGAAAAAGCTTTAAAAATCAAAGAAAATATCCTTAATACTCTCAATCAAATCGATTTTAACACTACGCATTTGCTTCTTACTTATGATACTCATGATGAGGATTATTTAAGGAGTAAAGAAGGGTTAAATTTGCCTATTGAGCATTGTATAAAAGACAGTTTGGGTTGGCAAATGCCTAAAGAATTTACACCCTTTTTGCAAAAAGCTCATAAGGTTTTTCATAAAAATACTTTTGGAAGTTTAGAATTTGCAAATTTTATCGCAAAAAGTGAATACGAAGAAATTCATTTTGCAGGACTTGTTTCCCATATTTGCGTCTTTTGTAATATCATTTTAGCTTTTAGCGCGAAGCCAAATTCAAGACTTATACTCCATCAAAATTTAAGTGCAAGTTTTGATGAAAATTTAGAAAAATCCGCTTTTGATCTACTTAGAGCTTATGGCATTGAAATACTTTAA
- a CDS encoding Metal-dependent hydrolase YbeY, involved in rRNA and/or ribosome maturation and assembly has translation MILSDEKCEFLEPIASFLSSKDVELVFVESKEMQEINLEQREQDKTTDVLSFPLENIDESLPLGSVVINIDLAKQKAKELGHSFEEEVSLLFIHAMLHLLGFDHEVDNGEMREKEKELIEHFNLPKSLIIRTLED, from the coding sequence ATGATATTAAGTGATGAAAAATGCGAATTTTTAGAGCCTATAGCAAGTTTTTTAAGCTCTAAGGATGTGGAACTTGTTTTTGTAGAAAGTAAGGAAATGCAAGAGATTAACTTAGAGCAAAGAGAGCAAGATAAAACCACCGATGTGCTTTCTTTTCCACTTGAAAATATCGATGAGAGCTTGCCTTTGGGTTCTGTTGTGATTAATATAGATTTGGCAAAACAGAAAGCTAAAGAGTTAGGACATAGTTTTGAAGAGGAAGTAAGCTTGCTTTTTATCCATGCCATGCTTCATTTGCTTGGATTTGATCATGAGGTAGATAATGGAGAAATGAGAGAAAAAGAAAAAGAGCTTATAGAACACTTTAATCTGCCCAAAAGTTTGATTATAAGGACTTTGGAAGATTAA
- a CDS encoding tRNA dihydrouridine synthase B, whose translation MIDFSKKPLFLAPMAGFSDLPFRNVVKKFGADITISEMISSNALVYESSKTLHMLERAELENPYIVQIAGGDKEVLKKAVQMLNEMDFVDGIDFNCGCPVNKVVKQCAGSALLENLELFKSLVGVIKENNKKSLTSVKFRLGFNEKYPEKMAKICESLGVDFVSIHGRTRKQLYSGKADYDSIASAKASVKIPVIANGDINAQNAKEVYEITKCDGLMIGRASVGNPWIFYEIKSGKNVDEKLKKEIILTHFDEMIKHYKDQGVSIFRKHLHEYSKGHKDASAFRDSVNRIDNVEEMTKKNRRIF comes from the coding sequence ATGATAGATTTTAGCAAAAAGCCTTTATTTTTAGCTCCTATGGCGGGTTTTTCAGACCTGCCTTTTCGCAATGTGGTAAAAAAATTTGGTGCAGATATCACAATAAGTGAAATGATAAGCTCCAATGCTTTGGTTTATGAAAGCTCCAAAACCTTACATATGCTAGAAAGAGCCGAACTTGAAAACCCTTATATAGTCCAAATTGCAGGGGGTGATAAAGAAGTGCTTAAAAAAGCAGTTCAAATGCTTAATGAAATGGATTTTGTAGATGGCATTGACTTTAATTGTGGTTGTCCTGTAAATAAAGTCGTCAAACAATGTGCAGGAAGTGCTCTGCTAGAAAATTTAGAGCTTTTTAAAAGCCTTGTAGGAGTGATTAAAGAAAATAATAAAAAAAGTCTTACAAGTGTTAAATTTCGCTTAGGATTTAATGAAAAATATCCTGAAAAAATGGCTAAAATTTGCGAAAGTTTGGGCGTGGACTTTGTAAGCATTCACGGACGCACAAGAAAGCAACTTTATAGTGGAAAAGCGGATTATGACTCTATTGCTAGTGCTAAAGCAAGCGTAAAAATTCCTGTGATCGCAAATGGCGATATTAATGCTCAAAATGCTAAAGAAGTTTATGAGATCACAAAATGCGATGGACTTATGATAGGGCGTGCAAGCGTGGGAAATCCTTGGATATTTTATGAAATCAAAAGTGGCAAAAATGTAGATGAAAAACTCAAAAAAGAAATTATACTCACTCATTTTGATGAAATGATAAAACACTATAAAGATCAAGGTGTGAGTATATTTCGCAAACATTTGCACGAGTATTCTAAGGGTCATAAGGATGCTTCAGCCTTTAGAGATAGTGTTAATCGCATCGACAATGTCGAAGAAATGACGAAAAAAAATAGAAGAATTTTTTAG
- a CDS encoding Outer membrane protein assembly factor YaeT precursor: protein MKKIISVCALVALSNAAVIKEIKFSGLNHLSNASALNLTGLKVGETINLDKINTAILNLYKQNYFENIAVEENKGVLNIIVTEKPSIAKITVTGIASNDRKQVESILGIKRGTLFDEASAKEASERIKAYYEAKSYFDTIVEYRKKTLENTEGLELEFIVNRGENIVINNVNLSGAKEFSYSDIEPSIVNKEKEFMGWMWGRNDGKLKIFELSNDSARISDEYMKKGYLDVQVSSPYLKTYTDTYQANLTYFIKEGKPYKIESISIENPLFSEEENKQNLDNLRSTQGKLINIEDIRKDVKTIETQSADLGYAFVEVYPDIQKNDQTQEATVVFKVIPHDKVYIRNVIISGNSRTVDRVVRRELYITEGNLYNRTDLGESKNALRRTSYFDDVDIKEEKVDDTHIDLIVNVKEASTGAISGGIGYGSSDGILLNASLSDTNIFGSGIKSSVSVDKSDDTLSGRISLINPRVFDSQYSLGGTLYSNDYEWDNYSEKNYGFDITLGRQFARYYNVSLTYNLEQSDIYHLSPTLLRTGYELGKTIKSSITPAITFNNTDDYYLPRKGIIASTSLEYAGLGGDQKFLSSSSKFNFYQGLEDYIGYDLIYRYKANFYKVWDQGYLPINQRIYLGGIRSLRGFESRTVSPKNEWGDEVGGTIAFTNSVELSFPLIDRIKLRGSVFFDYGMIGRKNLDEIQRMSTGLGIEWITPIGPLQLVFAKPLNDKKGDDTNTFEFNLGTRF from the coding sequence ATGAAAAAAATCATCAGCGTTTGTGCCTTAGTAGCACTGAGTAATGCAGCAGTAATCAAAGAAATTAAATTCAGCGGATTAAATCACCTTTCAAATGCAAGTGCTTTAAATCTTACAGGACTCAAAGTTGGCGAAACAATAAATCTTGATAAAATCAATACCGCCATACTCAATCTTTACAAGCAAAATTATTTTGAAAATATTGCCGTAGAAGAAAATAAAGGCGTTTTAAATATCATCGTTACAGAAAAACCAAGTATAGCTAAAATAACTGTTACAGGGATTGCATCCAATGACAGAAAGCAAGTAGAAAGTATTTTAGGCATAAAAAGAGGAACTTTATTTGACGAAGCAAGTGCCAAAGAAGCAAGTGAGCGTATCAAGGCTTATTATGAAGCTAAAAGCTATTTTGATACCATAGTAGAATACAGAAAAAAAACTCTAGAAAATACCGAAGGACTAGAGCTTGAATTTATAGTTAATCGCGGAGAAAATATCGTTATTAACAATGTTAATTTAAGTGGAGCAAAGGAATTTTCATATTCAGATATCGAGCCTAGTATAGTCAATAAAGAAAAAGAATTTATGGGTTGGATGTGGGGAAGAAATGACGGAAAACTCAAAATTTTTGAATTAAGCAATGACAGTGCAAGAATCAGTGACGAGTATATGAAAAAAGGCTATCTTGATGTGCAAGTATCCTCGCCTTATCTTAAAACCTATACCGATACTTATCAAGCAAATCTAACCTATTTTATCAAAGAGGGTAAGCCTTATAAAATCGAGAGTATAAGTATAGAAAATCCTTTATTTAGTGAAGAGGAAAACAAGCAAAATTTAGATAACCTACGCTCAACCCAAGGCAAACTCATCAATATAGAAGATATTCGCAAAGATGTAAAAACTATAGAAACACAAAGTGCTGATTTGGGCTATGCCTTTGTAGAAGTTTATCCTGATATTCAAAAAAATGATCAAACTCAAGAAGCTACTGTTGTATTTAAAGTCATTCCTCATGATAAAGTCTATATTAGAAATGTTATCATTTCAGGAAATTCTCGCACGGTTGACAGAGTGGTTCGCCGTGAGCTTTATATCACTGAAGGAAATTTATACAACCGTACGGATTTAGGTGAATCTAAAAATGCCTTGAGAAGAACTTCTTATTTTGATGATGTGGATATCAAAGAAGAAAAAGTAGATGATACACATATAGATTTAATTGTCAATGTTAAAGAAGCTTCCACAGGTGCTATTTCAGGGGGTATTGGTTATGGCTCAAGTGATGGTATTTTGCTAAATGCTTCACTATCTGACACCAATATCTTTGGTTCAGGTATTAAAAGCTCTGTGAGTGTAGATAAAAGCGATGATACTCTATCAGGAAGAATCAGCCTTATAAATCCACGCGTTTTTGATAGCCAGTATAGCTTAGGTGGAACGCTTTATTCTAACGACTATGAATGGGATAATTACTCTGAAAAAAATTATGGTTTTGATATTACCCTAGGTCGTCAATTTGCAAGATACTACAATGTAAGTTTGACTTACAATCTTGAACAAAGCGATATCTATCATCTAAGTCCAACACTTTTAAGAACAGGTTATGAGCTTGGAAAAACTATAAAAAGCTCTATCACCCCTGCTATCACCTTTAACAACACAGATGATTATTATCTCCCAAGAAAGGGTATTATCGCTTCGACAAGCCTAGAGTACGCAGGACTTGGAGGGGATCAAAAATTCCTTTCATCAAGTTCAAAATTTAACTTTTATCAAGGTTTAGAAGACTATATAGGCTATGATCTTATTTATCGTTATAAAGCAAATTTTTACAAAGTATGGGATCAAGGCTATCTTCCAATCAATCAAAGAATTTATCTAGGCGGCATTCGTTCCCTTCGTGGTTTTGAAAGCAGAACTGTAAGCCCTAAAAACGAGTGGGGAGATGAAGTAGGCGGAACCATAGCTTTTACAAATTCCGTAGAGCTTAGCTTCCCTTTAATCGACAGAATCAAACTTCGCGGTAGTGTATTTTTTGATTATGGTATGATAGGACGCAAAAATCTAGATGAAATTCAAAGAATGAGTACAGGTTTAGGCATAGAATGGATCACTCCTATTGGGCCATTGCAACTTGTATTTGCCAAACCACTTAACGATAAAAAAGGTGATGATACCAATACTTTTGAATTTAACCTTGGAACACGCTTTTAA
- a CDS encoding Acetyl-coenzyme A carboxyl transferase beta chain, which produces MNFADIFSKIRRQQPSTKEAPNHWVKCQSCHALMYYKEIESCFNVCPKCSYHMRISPMDRIKLLSDENTFVEYDANLEAIDPLKFVDSKSYKKRLSEGESKTGRKSAVISGECLIDGLKTQLVVFDFSFMGGSLGSVEGEKIVRAIQRAITDKTPVVIVSASGGARMQESTYSLMQMSKTSAALKLLSKEKLPYISVLTDPTMGGVSASFAWLGDLIIAEPGALVGFAGARVIKQTIGADLPEGFQKAEFLLEHGLIDAIVERSDMKKYLSDTLKFFCGK; this is translated from the coding sequence ATGAATTTTGCAGATATTTTTTCAAAAATAAGAAGACAGCAACCTAGCACCAAAGAAGCTCCAAATCATTGGGTAAAATGCCAAAGTTGCCATGCTTTGATGTATTACAAAGAAATAGAATCTTGTTTTAATGTATGCCCTAAATGCTCTTATCATATGAGAATTTCTCCTATGGACAGGATTAAACTTTTAAGCGATGAAAATACCTTTGTTGAATATGATGCAAATTTAGAAGCCATAGATCCGCTCAAATTTGTCGATAGTAAGTCCTATAAAAAACGCTTGAGCGAGGGTGAAAGCAAAACCGGTAGAAAATCTGCAGTCATTAGCGGAGAATGTCTTATAGACGGTCTTAAAACCCAACTTGTAGTATTTGATTTTTCTTTCATGGGAGGATCTTTAGGCTCAGTAGAGGGCGAAAAGATCGTTAGAGCGATCCAAAGAGCTATCACAGATAAAACCCCTGTTGTTATCGTAAGTGCAAGCGGTGGGGCTAGAATGCAAGAAAGTACTTATTCTTTGATGCAAATGAGCAAAACAAGTGCCGCACTGAAACTTTTAAGCAAAGAAAAACTCCCTTATATCAGCGTCTTAACCGATCCTACCATGGGGGGCGTGAGCGCTTCTTTTGCTTGGCTTGGAGATTTAATCATCGCTGAACCAGGTGCCTTGGTAGGTTTTGCAGGAGCAAGAGTAATTAAACAAACCATAGGCGCAGATCTACCTGAAGGCTTTCAAAAAGCTGAATTTCTACTCGAACACGGACTCATAGATGCGATAGTAGAGCGTTCAGATATGAAAAAATACCTTAGCGATACTCTTAAATTCTTTTGTGGAAAATGA
- a CDS encoding LSU m3Psi1915 methyltransferase RlmH — protein sequence MQVNIFHIQKNDEFKIWGEKYTKLISKFADLKEHNLFNKKIAAAQNLNAQAAKLSYEEAFAPHIKGFCIVLDERGKELTSVEFAKLIADKNNLNFFIGGAYGLRDEFSQSLDFRLSLSKLTLAHQFVKILLLEQIYRAFCINSNHPYHK from the coding sequence TTGCAAGTTAATATTTTCCATATACAAAAAAATGATGAATTTAAAATTTGGGGTGAGAAGTACACAAAACTTATCTCCAAATTTGCAGATCTTAAAGAGCATAATCTCTTTAACAAGAAAATAGCTGCTGCACAAAATTTAAATGCACAAGCTGCTAAATTAAGCTATGAAGAAGCATTTGCTCCTCATATCAAAGGTTTTTGCATAGTTCTTGATGAAAGAGGCAAAGAACTTACAAGCGTAGAATTTGCAAAACTCATAGCAGATAAAAATAACTTAAATTTTTTCATAGGCGGTGCTTACGGCCTAAGGGATGAATTCAGCCAGAGTTTAGATTTTAGACTTTCATTAAGTAAACTCACCCTAGCACATCAATTTGTAAAAATATTACTTTTAGAACAAATTTATCGTGCTTTTTGTATCAACTCAAATCATCCTTATCACAAATAA
- a CDS encoding Probable membrane protein Cj0124c has product MKIRLFFIASFIYIALIFALAWYLKLGNYTLIFNTYSFELPIMVWLILPLIPLVFFAIIHMGFYYFLLTLKFKHFFKDSTKFENFTRDLLLEKESNISFQTKEFRQVAQLAKTLKTHEKIPNANKINEILDLIDGIKKEEYFNLNKFKLENNNILFLENEKNHIKNDINYAYSKIKNLSQTQDEFQDLAFESLIKKGTYEQIKNIKITKKPCHILVLIKRFKEGNLELNAAEYEVLLSHNILSEKDYLDIAKLSTKLLNPDALIGIFNKIKNEKSEALRAYLYLLAEFGLLDELREQIHNDDKKFNDFKAFLTLREKNIKIDLNQLIQ; this is encoded by the coding sequence ATGAAAATCAGATTATTTTTTATAGCAAGCTTTATTTATATAGCTCTTATATTTGCTCTTGCTTGGTATTTAAAATTGGGCAATTATACTTTAATTTTCAATACATATAGCTTCGAACTACCTATAATGGTATGGCTTATTTTACCTTTGATACCTTTAGTATTTTTTGCCATCATTCATATGGGTTTTTATTATTTTTTACTCACTTTAAAATTTAAACATTTTTTCAAAGATTCTACTAAATTTGAAAATTTTACCCGAGATCTTCTTTTGGAAAAAGAATCAAATATCAGCTTTCAAACAAAGGAATTTAGACAAGTAGCACAGCTAGCCAAAACCCTAAAAACACATGAAAAAATCCCTAATGCAAACAAAATCAATGAAATTTTAGATCTTATAGACGGCATTAAAAAAGAAGAATACTTCAATCTTAACAAATTTAAACTCGAAAATAATAATATTTTATTTTTAGAAAACGAAAAAAATCATATCAAAAATGATATAAATTATGCTTATTCCAAAATCAAAAACCTTAGTCAAACTCAAGACGAATTCCAAGATCTTGCTTTTGAAAGTTTGATAAAAAAAGGAACTTATGAACAAATCAAAAATATCAAAATCACAAAAAAACCTTGTCATATCCTTGTGCTCATCAAGCGTTTTAAAGAAGGAAATTTAGAGCTTAATGCTGCTGAATATGAAGTTTTACTTTCTCACAACATCCTTAGCGAAAAAGACTATCTTGATATAGCAAAACTCAGCACCAAGCTTTTAAATCCTGACGCACTTATAGGAATTTTTAACAAAATCAAAAATGAAAAAAGTGAAGCGTTAAGAGCGTATTTATATCTTTTAGCTGAATTTGGACTTTTAGATGAACTCAGAGAGCAAATTCATAATGATGACAAAAAATTCAATGATTTTAAAGCCTTTTTAACCCTACGTGAAAAAAATATCAAAATCGATTTAAATCAGCTTATACAATGA